In one window of Candidatus Hydrogenedentota bacterium DNA:
- the hcp gene encoding type VI secretion system tube protein Hcp, translated as MRIQGPDIQGSCTVETREGTIVVESFGHELVSPRDASSGMPTGQRRHEPVVITKYIDKSSPLLYQALVQQDVLDEVTLQFYRINAESQEEQYFQITLEDAIIVSIQPSYVHMEEVSFVYQKITWTWAEDGISTWANWEYAADPTRQQESARKD; from the coding sequence ATGCGCATTCAAGGACCCGACATCCAGGGAAGCTGCACGGTGGAGACGCGGGAAGGGACTATTGTTGTGGAGAGTTTCGGTCATGAACTGGTCTCGCCGCGAGATGCTTCATCGGGCATGCCCACCGGTCAACGCCGTCACGAGCCCGTCGTCATAACCAAGTATATCGACAAGTCGAGCCCCCTGCTCTATCAGGCGCTGGTGCAGCAAGATGTATTGGACGAGGTTACCCTTCAATTCTACCGCATCAACGCCGAATCGCAGGAAGAACAGTATTTCCAGATCACATTGGAAGACGCCATCATCGTGTCGATTCAACCCTCATACGTCCATATGGAAGAAGTATCCTTCGTGTACCAGAAGATAACGTGGACCTGGGCCGAAGACGGCATCTCGACATGGGCGAATTGGGAGTACGCGGCCGACCCAACGCGGCAGCAGGAATCCGCCCGGAAAGACTGA
- the thiF gene encoding sulfur carrier protein ThiS adenylyltransferase ThiF — protein sequence MQIKLAERCVEVEGGITLHQLRARVKPDADVVVVNGAPMPHDRPLQSGDEVVFIKRGEMPGREELEALMAARHTPGVHAVLKRSAVGIAGLGGLGSAIAIALARIGVGRLVLADFDVVEPSNLNRQQYFIDQIGLYKTDALRANLVRINPYVVLECHTVRLTKQNVPVIFRDVGVMVEAFDAADQKAMLVESFCTARPGAPIVLATGLAGHMPSNTVTTRKVGRSLVVVGDLVTAAAPGTGLMAPRVGVAAHHQANAVLRLLLGEDPVA from the coding sequence ATACAGATAAAACTTGCGGAACGTTGCGTCGAGGTGGAGGGGGGTATCACGCTGCACCAGCTTCGCGCGCGGGTGAAACCCGATGCCGACGTGGTTGTGGTCAACGGCGCGCCCATGCCGCACGACCGCCCCCTGCAATCCGGTGACGAAGTCGTTTTCATCAAGCGCGGCGAGATGCCGGGTCGCGAGGAACTCGAGGCCCTTATGGCCGCTCGCCACACGCCCGGCGTTCACGCCGTGCTGAAACGTTCCGCCGTCGGCATCGCGGGGCTCGGCGGGCTCGGTTCCGCGATTGCGATTGCGCTGGCGCGCATAGGCGTGGGCCGGCTCGTGCTTGCGGATTTCGACGTGGTCGAGCCGAGCAACCTGAACCGCCAGCAGTATTTTATCGACCAGATCGGCCTGTACAAGACCGATGCGCTCCGCGCCAACCTTGTGCGGATCAATCCTTACGTCGTTCTTGAATGTCACACGGTACGCTTGACAAAGCAGAACGTACCGGTCATCTTCCGGGACGTGGGCGTGATGGTCGAGGCGTTCGACGCGGCGGACCAGAAGGCGATGCTCGTCGAAAGCTTCTGTACTGCGCGGCCGGGCGCGCCGATCGTGCTCGCTACCGGTCTGGCCGGTCACATGCCGAGCAACACCGTGACGACACGCAAGGTGGGCCGCTCGCTCGTGGTGGTCGGCGACCTGGTCACAGCAGCCGCGCCGGGCACGGGGCTCATGGCGCCGCGGGTCGGCGTCGCCGCGCACCATCAGGCAAACGCGGTGCTCCGGCTGCTTCTCGGGGAGGATCCGGTGGCATGA
- a CDS encoding enoyl-CoA hydratase/isomerase family protein gives MSEPILISQEEAIATVVLNRPESYNAFDRPTIQALADGLARAATDEQVKAVIITGSGKAFCAGGNLKAVLAAPEGARAAFHALAPVFHLAITEIRRTPKPVIAAINGAAAGGGFSLALAADFRVMARSATLRCAYTAAGLCPDGGCTFTLPRLVGAAEALAIIALDTPISAAQALEWGLVTRVADDNKVLDEAKALARDLLGRSLHAFGWTKRLLQDAYGNSLEQQLELERQGIAACGGHPDGVEGLTAFVEKRTPRFRPLDKR, from the coding sequence ATGTCCGAACCCATCCTGATTTCACAAGAAGAGGCCATTGCAACCGTCGTCTTGAACCGGCCCGAGAGCTATAACGCTTTTGACCGCCCCACTATTCAGGCGCTGGCGGACGGTCTCGCGCGCGCGGCGACGGACGAACAGGTCAAGGCAGTCATTATTACCGGTTCCGGAAAAGCCTTCTGCGCGGGAGGCAATCTCAAGGCCGTCCTTGCCGCGCCGGAGGGCGCCCGCGCCGCGTTTCACGCTCTCGCGCCTGTCTTCCATCTGGCGATTACGGAGATACGCCGGACGCCGAAGCCTGTAATCGCCGCGATTAACGGAGCAGCCGCGGGCGGCGGCTTTTCGCTCGCGTTGGCCGCCGATTTCCGGGTCATGGCGCGCTCGGCCACGCTGCGATGCGCCTACACCGCGGCGGGGCTGTGCCCCGACGGCGGCTGCACATTCACGCTGCCGCGACTGGTTGGCGCGGCGGAGGCCTTGGCGATCATTGCGCTGGATACGCCGATTTCCGCCGCCCAGGCGCTGGAATGGGGACTGGTCACGCGTGTTGCCGACGACAACAAGGTGCTCGACGAGGCCAAAGCACTGGCCAGAGACCTGCTCGGGCGTTCGTTGCACGCGTTCGGCTGGACGAAACGGCTGCTCCAGGACGCCTACGGCAATTCGCTGGAACAACAACTGGAACTCGAACGCCAAGGCATAGCCGCATGCGGCGGGCACCCGGACGGTGTCGAGGGTCTGACCGCCTTCGTCGAGAAAAGAACGCCCCGATTCAGACCACTTGACAAACGGTAG
- a CDS encoding HesA/MoeB/ThiF family protein yields MWVRDFGEEGQKRLRNSSALVSRAGGLGGPVALQLAAAGIGRLVLAHAGTVRPSDLNRQILMTHDGLGKPRIASAVRRLEALNPRVEVEGIGENISEANADALVSSVDIVFDCAPLFQERFAMNRACVARRKPLIDAAMFEMQWQVTTIIPGETPCLQCIYPEMPPGWKREFPVFGAVACMAACAAVMEGVKLLSGMGPSLAGKMLYFDTRMMRARTVPLARRPECAVCSGV; encoded by the coding sequence ATGTGGGTCCGCGATTTCGGTGAAGAAGGCCAGAAACGGCTGCGAAACAGCAGCGCGCTCGTTTCGCGCGCCGGGGGGCTGGGCGGCCCCGTGGCGCTGCAACTGGCCGCGGCGGGCATCGGCAGGCTGGTGCTGGCCCACGCGGGCACGGTCCGGCCCAGCGACCTGAACCGGCAAATCCTCATGACCCACGATGGGCTGGGCAAGCCCCGCATCGCATCGGCCGTGCGCAGGCTGGAGGCGCTGAACCCCCGGGTCGAGGTCGAGGGCATCGGCGAGAACATCAGCGAGGCGAACGCGGACGCGCTTGTTTCCAGCGTGGATATCGTTTTCGATTGCGCGCCATTGTTCCAGGAGCGCTTCGCCATGAACCGCGCGTGCGTCGCCCGGCGTAAACCGCTCATCGACGCAGCCATGTTCGAGATGCAGTGGCAAGTGACCACGATCATTCCCGGGGAGACGCCATGCCTCCAGTGCATATACCCGGAGATGCCGCCCGGCTGGAAGCGCGAATTCCCCGTGTTTGGCGCGGTAGCCTGCATGGCCGCGTGCGCCGCCGTCATGGAGGGGGTCAAGCTCCTTTCCGGCATGGGGCCGTCGCTGGCTGGGAAAATGCTATATTTCGATACGCGCATGATGCGCGCGCGCACGGTGCCCTTGGCGCGCAGGCCGGAATGCGCGGTGTGCTCCGGCGTCTGA
- a CDS encoding MoaD/ThiS family protein, whose product MNITVHLLGQLGHIAGRDSVAVEAEDAASVREVVLHVTAAHGASFREIVFTPDGAFRPSLMVLCNEVPIDKDAPPKLRDGDQVTLLTAIAGG is encoded by the coding sequence ATGAACATTACGGTCCATTTGCTTGGCCAGCTGGGCCACATCGCCGGGCGCGACAGTGTCGCGGTGGAAGCGGAGGATGCGGCATCGGTCCGCGAAGTGGTGCTGCACGTGACGGCGGCGCACGGCGCTTCCTTCCGCGAGATCGTGTTTACGCCGGACGGCGCGTTCCGCCCGTCGTTGATGGTGCTGTGCAACGAGGTTCCGATAGACAAGGATGCGCCCCCAAAACTGCGCGACGGCGACCAGGTCACGCTGCTCACCGCGATTGCCGGAGGTTGA